In Dehalococcoidia bacterium, the sequence AGGCGACCGTCCACCTCCACCGACTCGTGCATGACATCAAGCATGCCGGCATGCTCGCGGGCGTGGCGGTCAACCCGGCCACGCCGCTCGACGCTGTCAAGTGGATCGCGCCGGACCTCGACCTGCTGCTGGTGATGAGCATCAACCCCGGCTGGGGCGGCCAGAAGTTCCTGGCGCTGGCGCTGCCCAAGCTGCACGAGGCGCGGCGCCTGCTCGACGCCGCCGGCAGCACGGCGGAGCTCGAAGTCGACGGCGGCGTTGACACTGAAACGGCGGCGGCGTGCGTCGCCGCCGGCGCCACCGTGCTGGTCGCTGGCACCGCCGTCTTCGGCGCCGCAGTGGGCATTCCGGCGGCGATCAGGCGTCTGCGCGACGCGGCCGCCGCTGCCGTGCAGCGCATCGTGTGACCGTTGCGGCGACGCCGATCGCTCGGGACGCCTCTGTTGGCGAGTTCACGCAGATCGGGTGAAGCAGCCAACACTTGCAAAGATCGTCCGTATGTCGCGCTTCCGTACCTCCTGCATCAGCGGTCCACAAGGGATCGCTCGAATTCAGGAGGTAGCTCATGCCGCGATCGCTTCGTTCCGCCATCCGTCTCGGCGCCCTGGCCCTGGTCGTGGGGGCAACGGCCATGATTGGTGTCCGCACCTTCGCCTCGGCCTCGCAGCCCTTCGCCCGCTTCGACATGATCGCCAGCCCCGGCATCTCGTCCTGCCTGCCCAACGCCGTGGGGCATGTGACCATCGTTTCGCAGGGCGTGGTCGAGGTCATGCGGCTCGACGTCAGCGGCCTGCCGGCCAACACGGACTTCGACTTCTTTGTCACCGAGCTGCCGAACAAGCCCTTCGGCGTCGCCTGGTACCAGTCCGACCTGGAAACGAACAGCCACGGCGAGGGCCACGTGACGGTCGTCGGCCGCTTCAACATTGAAACCTTCTCGGTCTCCACCGGCGGCCCCACGACCACCTTCCCGCCGACGCACATGTACCACCT encodes:
- the rpe gene encoding ribulose-phosphate 3-epimerase; its protein translation is MAANANAVKIAPSILAADFARLGEQVQAIEAAGADWVHVDAMDGQFVPNITFGPLIAAAVKRSSALPIDLHAMIAEPERQIRAFADAGASLLTVHAEATVHLHRLVHDIKHAGMLAGVAVNPATPLDAVKWIAPDLDLLLVMSINPGWGGQKFLALALPKLHEARRLLDAAGSTAELEVDGGVDTETAAACVAAGATVLVAGTAVFGAAVGIPAAIRRLRDAAAAAVQRIV